The following is a genomic window from Benincasa hispida cultivar B227 chromosome 7, ASM972705v1, whole genome shotgun sequence.
TGatgaatattattataattagttaatgaaactttgattGTGACTGATCTAGACTACAATTGActatttttaatcatcattCCTATagagtaaaacaacatttagatGTATATTGTAAAATATTTGTGCAAAGACAACATTTAGACATATATTGTAAAATATTTGTGCAAATGTCAATGCGGGAGTAGAGATTTAGAATAGTAAAGGAAAAATAACTACAAAATAgtatcaaatatcaaaattaaacaacaTGAAATATTTGCATATGAATTAttgtaaattgtttattataaatgaagtagatacaaaaataaataataaataataaataaataaactaacataacataatatgataaagatagaaaaattataacattaaaCATAAGAGTGACATAAAAAGAAGCATTAAATATAACACAAGATAatggaagagaaagaagaaatttttagaaataaatagaGCTTGAAAAAAATGAGAGGAATATTAGAGAACTCACATCAATTTAAGTTTgagatgaaataaaataaaaattcaatgaaaaatatttgaataaaaatatgtagtttttaaaaataaatatttttaaggtAAAAGAGAAAAGTCTACCATTGAATTTCCGTAGTTAATTgcttaaaaaaaaggaaattttaagAAAGGAGTAAAAATCGAAAATTTTGGCCTACTAAAATTTTGAGCTTATAGGCTCGTAGATGAATGgcagatttttatttttattttttaaggacagatatttttttcttcttgtttctGAAAAGATTAAAGGACAGATTTTAATGCTTGCTTTAGCCAATCGGTACATTCACATTATTATACATTGGGGCGTGACAAAATTCTGACTCTTGTTATCGGGCTTGCACATTGAATAGCCCCCAAATGTACATGTCCAATTTAATGGAGGGTTGTTTATATATACATAGTTCAATGTCAGGTTGCTTATTAAATGTTGTAACATTTTCTAAAAGTATATTCATTGAAGAAATATAATTCTTCTAAATTCCACAAAGCTAAGTGATGATTAATATCTAGTCTTACATGTAAGATCGAAGGTTCAAATTACAGTATTTTTAACTTATTGTACTAGAAAAAGTGAACGATTTTAGAGAGATGAAATATCATTAAGGTTTttcaataattacaataagagaAAGAGACTTAATACGAGAATTAAAATGGGCCAATAGACTTTTACCTACAACTAattaacataaaacaaaatgatATCACATTAATATTAAATACTAACAAATTAAAACATTGGTATCTAATACTCTAACAAAAAAATAAGGTAATTCTACCTTTTTTTCAAGTACAATATTTCATATCATTCACAACCACAAAATGGAGTTACATGTCCATTTttcaattaacttttttttttttttttgacaaaggtatcgcaataaaatataagagaTTTCACAATCTGAGATCAAGGCACAATCAAAGTAAAATCatacaataagaaaaaaagacaaGGAATACAACTATACAAGAAAGACCACACAACTCAAGGAAAAATTTCTCGGGAAGAGCCCACATGAATCCCCTAAATAGAAGCTCCAAACCACTCAgaacaactaaaaaaaatatcagaTCACACAATATGACTCACCATCTAGGGAGGTCGTAAAGTAGCTTCATGAACACAAAGATGATGCTCTTTcaaaaaatatgataaatagTAGCACACCATACTACTCTCCAAGCCTTACGCGTACAACCAATTACCTGCACTCATATGACAAATCTAAtcatgcttagtgtcccaaTGAAAAATCCTAGGGGAATTCATCCCTGCAAATAGTTCGGCTTAACATCATTAATACAAAGAATACAAAATACTAAGGATATTAGGACACTATCTATCGATACGAACATGGGTTTGTATTTGATTTCGAACAGTAAATCAAGCCATGAAAGAGACTCTCAAACATTatttccaaataaaaaaaacctaGATCAAAGTACCACAGGATGCCAAAGCGGAAGGACTCTTAAACTATCTTACTCACAAGATATTAGTTAGATGCTTTTAAATGCGAGAGGTCAAAATTCATGTGTGTTGTTAGgttgaattaatttatattcctGGAATTTCAGTACATTATTGTTCATCTTCCATGTTATCCATTATATTTTCATGAAAGTTGGTTGTTATCACATCATCAATAATGTATATACACCAAAATGTTAAGCAACATTGTCCAACTTTTTTGGATATCCATTGATACTTTTTCGTATcctaataaatacaaaattaatgtCTTTAAGACATTTTAACGTATAAAAGACGTGAATCTTCTTTTAAGTATGTCTCTACTGTTATATTGTAATGTCTCATATTTGTTGTCTCTATCATACCCAACTCATATAAAAAAAGATACATCACTTTATCGTGTAACCAATAATATGAAATAGTCGTAACAAGGTAAAGAACGTGACTTTTCTTAGGtcttaatttttcatattttatattttagattatACCCATACACAAAAAAATATACTATTTCGTCGTATAACAATTTCGACTCGTACAATTGTAGCGAGGAAAATGACATGCCTATTTATTCAAGTATATTTTCACCATTAGATCATAATGTTGTATATCTATAATCTAGATCGTACTTGTACACGAAAAGATACACCACTTCATTGTGTATTATTAAAAAGTTGTAAAGAAAAAATAGGAATGCAAATGTTATCCTCCCATCactcttttttatatatagtatagattaagtttaatttaaaatacgtCATTAATGTCTTCTTGATGcaaattaattatcaaagttttgaaaatgagtttaagtttattctttaaattttataaatttaaaataaaatgaatttaactCAACGATAACTAGCATGATCTTCCTTTCTAGAGATCATTCTCATTTAAttgttattataattaaaaaaaaatagtaaatttaaGTACAACACAATTTATTAAAACATCATAATCCCTCCCCAAAATACCGAAATATGAAGTCCTAATAATTTCTTTTACGATATAgctaaaacaataaagacaaaACAAAAGGTCTCAAAAGACCAAAAATGAGCTCATATTTTCTCAAGAAAGAAAGAGCAAATCCATAGCTTAAGTAAATGAGCTCATATTTCACCCCTTCTAGAAATAATTATAATTCCCCTTCACATGATTCCAAATTTTCAGTTTACAGAACgatcttcttttattattattttttatatgacTTTATTTTCCCCTCCCAAAGTTGGGATTTACCTGAGTTAAGTTGGACGATGTTTTGGATTAACATAAAATTTCGGACTCATCAAGTTGGTTACCTTGATAATCTAGATAGGgtctccaacccaacccttaaattTCGAGTTAGATTAGTTGGGTTATCggttattaatttatttttcttttttttattaacttaaattatttaaatttgtacaACACATATTAATAActcaaatttcataaaactcaaatattaaatatcaaaatccaagatatctattataaatttcaaactaagcatcataaaaatatatgagttagatatatatattagaaatttgAGTTAGATTTGGTCAACCAGAATTTTCAAAAGTGTAacttgaacccaacccaactaaaaaaaatcaatccaatCTAACTTGAAATTAAAACTAACCTAAACTAACATTTATAACTTGGGTTGAATAGTTTGGATTATTAGGATTATCGGATGATTCGAACACTCTAGTTGAAATTATCCAAATGTTATAAGAAAAACCTAAGAAGAAGCATGAAATGAAAATATGGAAATATAACCAATAATTTAGCATTGAGATTGAGGAAGTGGAAGAAGTTAAACTTGCATTTGAAATATAGACATAAAagtcaagaaaagaaaaagggattTCCACACAAATGcttacaaaaattcaaaaaggcTCCACCACATGTTACAAGAAGAAAAACTACTTAGGTCAAATTGAGAAATTATAGAGAGACACACACACACCAAAAAGCAAAAGCAAAAGCAAAAGCAAAAGCAAAAGCAAAattgataaaagaaaagaaataaaagaagcaGCACACTTTGGGCTTTGGAGGCGCAGTGCTCAGAGCAGAGAGctgttttttttaagttttttatttttttgctttgttttgtttttgtcttcacattccaaaatcaaaatttgctTTGAGGTTTTGGCCCTTCACGTGAGCCTTTCTTGTTTGTCGTCCTTTCACTCCCACACTGACCCCATTTCCACTCCTTTCTGATTTCAAACAACCATTCCTAAAGGAatctcctttctttctttctttctttcttttgatttcAGATTTCGATCTCTTCCATTTTCATCTTCCCATGCCTTCTCCATCTCCTTCTTTTACTCTTTCCGCCATTgttctcttcttccttctctttcagGTTCAGTCTTTGAGCTCTTCTTGTCCGCCTTTCTCTTCCCAACTTCGTTTCCCTTTTTCCTCTGTTTCTGGTCATGGCCATCCTTCTTTTCAGGTCCGTTGCTCTTCTCCTCACTCTGTTATTTCCATTAATggcctttctttttctctcttgagTTTCAATATCACCTCCACCACTCTCCTTCTTTCCCCTCTTTCGCTCAATGTTGAAGAATCCAATCACTCCTGTTTTTCTCTTCGCTCCTCCTCTATTCCCAGCCGTTCCATTGATTTCTCTGGCTCCCCGTTTCGAATCTCAGATGGGTATTGTTCTAGACTCTCTCTTCTTCGCCCCTGTTCGCCTCCGCATCTACCCAATTGCAGCCATTGTCCTTGGGAGTGTAATCTCATCAAGAAACCAGTTAATTTGCTCCATGGATGCGGCGTCGAACGTCAGTCTGTGTCGGAGCAAGGTTGTCAGGAGGAGGTTTTGGAGTACTTGGACAGAATTCTTAGATTGGGGTTTGAAGTTGAGTGGGATAAAGATCAGGACCCTTACTTTATGAAATGTAATGATTGTGAAGCTAAAAAAGGTGTTTGTGGGTTCAATTCTTCAGACCCAGATAGGCAATTCATTTGCTATTATACTCGAACTCGATACTCATACCCTAATAGAATCGCGATTTTGTCCTCTGTTTTTGCGTTGATGTGCTTGTTATTGGTTATTGCGGTAATGTTGGCTTTTTTTAGGTCGAGATGGCTGAGATCCCTCGCCATTGAAGTAGACCCAACAGCTCAGTTCCTTAGTCGTCATCGTTCACCTAATCTTCTCCCACCAGTTTTCCCCTACGAAGAACTTGAATCCTCAACTAATCGATTCGACCCAAAGAGAAAACTGGGCGACGGCGGGTTTGGGTCTGTTTATTTGGGTCAGCTCAACGATGGTCGATTAGTGGCCGTCAAGTACCTTCACAAGCACCACGCCGCCGCCACCGCCCCCTCCGGCAAGGCTTTCTTCACCAAATCGTTCTGTAACGAAATCTtaattctttcttcaattaatcACCCAAATCTCGTTAGGTTACATGGGTATTGTAGTGATCCAAGAGGGCTTATTCTAGTCTATGATTATGTCCCAAATGGGACACTTGCCGATCATCTCCATGGCCCTAAATGCTCATACCGGAAGGGATCTCTGTCCTGGCAAGTGAGGATTGACATTGCTCTGCAAATCGCCATGGCTATGGAGTATTTGCATTTCTCTGTGGTACCGCCGATTGTTCACAGAGACATTACCTCTTCCAATATTTTTGTGGAGAAAGATATGAGAATCAAAGTTGGGGATTTTGGGCTTTCAAGGCTGTTGGTTTTCTCAGATACGACGTCGTCTTCATCTGGGTATGTCTGCACCGGACCCCAGGGAACACCCGGCTACTTGGATCCGGATTACCACCGGTCCTTCCGGTTGACGG
Proteins encoded in this region:
- the LOC120080744 gene encoding LEAF RUST 10 DISEASE-RESISTANCE LOCUS RECEPTOR-LIKE PROTEIN KINASE-like 1.5; this translates as MPSPSPSFTLSAIVLFFLLFQVQSLSSSCPPFSSQLRFPFSSVSGHGHPSFQVRCSSPHSVISINGLSFSLLSFNITSTTLLLSPLSLNVEESNHSCFSLRSSSIPSRSIDFSGSPFRISDGYCSRLSLLRPCSPPHLPNCSHCPWECNLIKKPVNLLHGCGVERQSVSEQGCQEEVLEYLDRILRLGFEVEWDKDQDPYFMKCNDCEAKKGVCGFNSSDPDRQFICYYTRTRYSYPNRIAILSSVFALMCLLLVIAVMLAFFRSRWLRSLAIEVDPTAQFLSRHRSPNLLPPVFPYEELESSTNRFDPKRKLGDGGFGSVYLGQLNDGRLVAVKYLHKHHAAATAPSGKAFFTKSFCNEILILSSINHPNLVRLHGYCSDPRGLILVYDYVPNGTLADHLHGPKCSYRKGSLSWQVRIDIALQIAMAMEYLHFSVVPPIVHRDITSSNIFVEKDMRIKVGDFGLSRLLVFSDTTSSSSGYVCTGPQGTPGYLDPDYHRSFRLTEKSDVYSFGVVLLELISGLKAVDQSRERREMALADLVVSKIQMGQLHQVVDSDLGVDGEVIDGVEAVAELAFRCVAADKDDRPDAKEIVEELRRIRNGTRGGVRSSISNGSADVARS